In one window of Mesoplodon densirostris isolate mMesDen1 chromosome 4, mMesDen1 primary haplotype, whole genome shotgun sequence DNA:
- the AEN gene encoding apoptosis-enhancing nuclease isoform X1, with product MCSLPRLPPHRQITSQTSLALSGELIGMVAREAPESAQCLCPSLASLNAKDMLRRKHKRKSRQHQRFMAQKALLQEYGLRNTPPEPGSSPDTKTTSSVRQRPRAESGGAPGSRRPTPRESAGPLPSKCVAIDCEMVGTGPRGRVSELARCSVVSYHGEVLYDKYIQPEMPIVNYRTRWSGITRQHMRKAIPFQVAQKEILKLLKGKVLVGHALHNDFQALKYIHPRGQTRDTTYVPSLLSQPSLHARTRVSLKDLALQLLHKKIQVGQHGHSSVEDAVTAMELYRLVEVQWEQQEASSLQPHPEDREPDSSTDMEQYMEDQYWPEDLAQGTSRGTGEAPGRTE from the exons ATGTGTTCTCTCCCCAGGCTGCCGCCCCATAGGCAGATTACCTCCCAGACCTCCCTTGCCCTGAGCGGTGAGCTGATTGGGATGGTGGCCCGGGAAGCTCCTGAGTCTGCCCAGTGCCTGTGCCCTTCCCTGGCCAGCCTGAATGCCAAGGATATGCTTcggaggaaacacaagaggaagaGCCGACAGCACCAGCGGTTCATGGCCCAGAAGGCCTTGCTGCAGGAGTATGGGTTGCGGAACACACCCCCGGAGCCAGGATCCTCCCCAGACACCAAAACCACCAGCAGTGTGAGGCAGCGTCCAAGGGCTGAATCTGGAGGTGCCCCAGGCAGCAGAAGGCCCACCCCCAGAGAATCTGCTGGGCCCTTGCCCAGCAAGTGCGTGGCTATCGACTGTGAGATGGTGGGCACGGGACCCCGAGGACGGGTGAGTGAGCTGGCCCGCTGCTCCGTGGTGAGTTACCACGGCGAGGTCCTCTACGACAAGTACATCCAGCCTGAGATGCCCATCGTGAACTACCGCACTCGCTGGAGCGGCATCACCAGGCAGCACATGCGCAAGGCCATCCCCTTCCAGGTGGCCCAGAAAGag ATCCTCAAGCTCCTGAAGGGCAAGGTGTTGGTGGGGCACGCCCTGCACAATGACTTCCAGGCCCTCAAGTACATCCACCCTCGGGGCCAGACCCGGGACACCACTTATGTCCCCAGCCTCCTCAGCCAGCCCAGCCTCCACGCCCGGACCCGCGTCTCTCTCAAGGACCTGGCCCTGCAGCTGCTGCACAAGAAAATCCAG GTGGGCCAGCATGGGCACTCGTCGGTGGAAGATGCCGTGACGGCCATGGAGCTCTACCGGCTGGTGGAGGTGCAGTGGGAACAGCAGGAGGCCAGCAGCCTCCAACCCCACCCTGAGGACAGAGAGCCCGACAGCAGCACAGACATGGAGCAGTATATGGAGGACCAGTACTGGCCGGAGGACCTGGCCCAGGGCACCAGCAGAGGAACAGGGGAGGCACCGGGCAGAACGGAGTGA
- the AEN gene encoding apoptosis-enhancing nuclease isoform X2, whose product MVAREAPESAQCLCPSLASLNAKDMLRRKHKRKSRQHQRFMAQKALLQEYGLRNTPPEPGSSPDTKTTSSVRQRPRAESGGAPGSRRPTPRESAGPLPSKCVAIDCEMVGTGPRGRVSELARCSVVSYHGEVLYDKYIQPEMPIVNYRTRWSGITRQHMRKAIPFQVAQKEILKLLKGKVLVGHALHNDFQALKYIHPRGQTRDTTYVPSLLSQPSLHARTRVSLKDLALQLLHKKIQVGQHGHSSVEDAVTAMELYRLVEVQWEQQEASSLQPHPEDREPDSSTDMEQYMEDQYWPEDLAQGTSRGTGEAPGRTE is encoded by the exons ATGGTGGCCCGGGAAGCTCCTGAGTCTGCCCAGTGCCTGTGCCCTTCCCTGGCCAGCCTGAATGCCAAGGATATGCTTcggaggaaacacaagaggaagaGCCGACAGCACCAGCGGTTCATGGCCCAGAAGGCCTTGCTGCAGGAGTATGGGTTGCGGAACACACCCCCGGAGCCAGGATCCTCCCCAGACACCAAAACCACCAGCAGTGTGAGGCAGCGTCCAAGGGCTGAATCTGGAGGTGCCCCAGGCAGCAGAAGGCCCACCCCCAGAGAATCTGCTGGGCCCTTGCCCAGCAAGTGCGTGGCTATCGACTGTGAGATGGTGGGCACGGGACCCCGAGGACGGGTGAGTGAGCTGGCCCGCTGCTCCGTGGTGAGTTACCACGGCGAGGTCCTCTACGACAAGTACATCCAGCCTGAGATGCCCATCGTGAACTACCGCACTCGCTGGAGCGGCATCACCAGGCAGCACATGCGCAAGGCCATCCCCTTCCAGGTGGCCCAGAAAGag ATCCTCAAGCTCCTGAAGGGCAAGGTGTTGGTGGGGCACGCCCTGCACAATGACTTCCAGGCCCTCAAGTACATCCACCCTCGGGGCCAGACCCGGGACACCACTTATGTCCCCAGCCTCCTCAGCCAGCCCAGCCTCCACGCCCGGACCCGCGTCTCTCTCAAGGACCTGGCCCTGCAGCTGCTGCACAAGAAAATCCAG GTGGGCCAGCATGGGCACTCGTCGGTGGAAGATGCCGTGACGGCCATGGAGCTCTACCGGCTGGTGGAGGTGCAGTGGGAACAGCAGGAGGCCAGCAGCCTCCAACCCCACCCTGAGGACAGAGAGCCCGACAGCAGCACAGACATGGAGCAGTATATGGAGGACCAGTACTGGCCGGAGGACCTGGCCCAGGGCACCAGCAGAGGAACAGGGGAGGCACCGGGCAGAACGGAGTGA